The following proteins are encoded in a genomic region of Bacteroidales bacterium:
- a CDS encoding family 78 glycoside hydrolase catalytic domain: MKHSRHHLLIALVCLFFLPDVSGQETGITVNTGWDHERHSWKAQWITHPTAPVLDYGVFLFRNEFRLEQVPDSLVVHLSADMRYKLRVNGQMVTTGPAKGSFNYWRYETIDLRPWLTEGDNVLAVEVYNLGIERPAAMFSRQTAFIFQAEHHPGGETGLTTPGNWKVTESKAYAPIPVSGADVGGYYVAGPTDRFDASHYPWGWMKPGFVVSGWKEPKALGKGVGRGYMHGVSWMLVPRQIPLLESGELRFARVARVAGLEVPEGFLEGREPLVIPAGDTVSLLLDQGELTVGYPVLKFTGGPGSTIRLTYAESLRHPDGSKGNRDQTEGKEILGYHDLILPDGGAHRSFQPLWLRTWRYVQVDIVCAEDPLIIHDFYGDFSAYPFREKGSFSSDNPLHEQIWEAGWRTARLCAGETYMDCPYYEQLQYLGDTRIQALISLTVAGDDRLMRNALKQADESRLPGGLTLSRGPSFIPQVIPAFSLYWVDMVHDYYLYRQDDQFLRQFLPGIEAVLGWFERHIDYTGMLGPLDWFNFADWTDGFMAGAPPGADLGHSALISLNYVYALHRAAELFNWFASLENSPGLAFRAQEYLKQAERTRKAVYNLCYDYSRGLLSDLPLDDPTRDELYKNGLYSQHTNIWGILTGAFPEDDVPAVMEKILSDSSLIPTTIYFRFYLFQAMQMAGMADRYTEMLGSWERMLGNGLTTFQEGDYKDRSDCHAWSASPLYHFLSLVAGITLAEPGFRSVNIAPALGPLKHIEAAMPHPAGMIGVQLERRGKEGVKGSITLPEGLHGTLIWNGYSYPLVPGEQEIKQ, translated from the coding sequence ATGAAACACTCACGACACCATCTGCTTATTGCGCTGGTCTGCCTGTTTTTCCTGCCGGATGTTTCCGGGCAGGAAACCGGCATCACTGTCAACACCGGATGGGACCACGAACGTCACTCCTGGAAGGCGCAATGGATCACCCACCCCACTGCCCCGGTGCTGGACTACGGGGTATTTCTCTTCCGGAACGAGTTCCGCCTGGAGCAGGTCCCCGATTCGCTGGTGGTCCACCTGTCGGCCGACATGCGTTATAAGCTCCGGGTGAACGGACAAATGGTCACCACCGGTCCGGCCAAGGGCAGTTTTAATTACTGGCGCTATGAAACGATCGACCTGCGCCCCTGGCTGACGGAGGGCGATAACGTGCTGGCCGTGGAGGTCTACAACCTGGGGATCGAACGGCCGGCGGCCATGTTCTCCAGGCAGACCGCCTTTATTTTTCAAGCGGAGCACCACCCGGGAGGCGAAACGGGACTGACTACCCCGGGCAACTGGAAGGTAACGGAGAGCAAGGCCTATGCGCCGATCCCCGTTTCGGGCGCGGATGTGGGGGGCTACTACGTGGCCGGTCCCACTGATCGCTTTGACGCCTCTCATTACCCCTGGGGATGGATGAAGCCCGGCTTCGTTGTTTCCGGATGGAAAGAACCGAAAGCCCTGGGAAAAGGCGTGGGAAGAGGTTACATGCACGGGGTCAGCTGGATGCTGGTGCCCCGCCAGATCCCCCTGCTCGAATCGGGGGAGTTGCGCTTTGCCCGGGTGGCGCGGGTCGCCGGACTGGAGGTGCCCGAAGGATTTTTGGAGGGCAGGGAACCCCTGGTGATCCCCGCCGGGGATACTGTAAGCCTGCTGCTCGACCAGGGCGAACTGACCGTGGGCTACCCGGTACTGAAATTTACCGGGGGACCCGGAAGCACGATCAGGCTGACCTATGCCGAGTCGTTGCGCCATCCCGACGGGTCCAAGGGCAATCGCGACCAGACGGAGGGGAAGGAGATCCTGGGCTATCACGATCTGATCCTTCCCGACGGTGGCGCCCATCGAAGCTTTCAACCCCTCTGGCTGCGCACCTGGCGTTATGTGCAGGTCGATATCGTATGCGCGGAGGATCCCCTGATCATCCACGATTTCTATGGCGATTTCTCCGCTTATCCCTTCCGGGAAAAGGGATCCTTCTCCAGCGACAATCCCCTGCATGAGCAGATCTGGGAGGCCGGATGGCGAACCGCCCGGCTCTGTGCCGGGGAGACCTACATGGACTGCCCCTACTACGAGCAGTTGCAGTACCTGGGCGATACCCGCATCCAGGCGCTGATCTCCTTAACGGTGGCCGGGGACGACCGGCTGATGCGCAATGCCCTGAAACAGGCCGACGAATCGCGTTTGCCCGGGGGACTGACTCTTTCCCGGGGGCCCTCCTTCATCCCCCAGGTGATCCCGGCCTTTTCCCTCTACTGGGTCGATATGGTGCACGACTACTACCTCTACCGGCAGGACGATCAGTTCCTCCGCCAGTTTCTCCCGGGAATCGAAGCGGTGCTGGGATGGTTCGAGAGGCACATCGACTATACCGGTATGCTGGGCCCCCTGGACTGGTTCAATTTTGCCGACTGGACCGACGGCTTTATGGCGGGCGCCCCTCCCGGAGCCGACCTGGGACATTCGGCCCTGATCAGCCTGAATTATGTGTATGCCCTGCACCGGGCCGCCGAGCTTTTCAACTGGTTCGCGTCGCTGGAAAATTCCCCCGGGCTGGCCTTCAGGGCCCAGGAGTATCTGAAACAGGCAGAGCGGACCCGGAAGGCGGTCTACAATCTTTGCTACGATTATTCGCGCGGTCTTCTTTCCGATCTCCCCCTGGACGATCCCACCCGGGACGAACTGTACAAAAATGGCCTCTATTCCCAGCATACCAATATCTGGGGCATTCTTACCGGAGCATTCCCGGAAGATGACGTACCTGCAGTCATGGAAAAGATCCTATCCGATTCAAGCCTGATCCCCACCACCATCTATTTTCGTTTCTATCTCTTCCAGGCTATGCAGATGGCCGGGATGGCCGACCGGTACACGGAGATGCTTGGCTCGTGGGAACGGATGCTCGGGAACGGGCTCACCACCTTCCAGGAGGGCGATTACAAGGACCGCTCCGACTGCCACGCCTGGTCGGCCAGTCCCCTCTACCACTTCCTCTCCCTGGTGGCCGGCATCACCCTGGCCGAACCGGGCTTCCGTTCGGTAAACATCGCCCCGGCCCTGGGCCCTTTGAAACACATTGAAGCAGCCATGCCGCATCCCGCCGGCATGATCGGGGTACAACTGGAGAGAAGGGGAAAAGAGGGGGTCAAAGGCAGCATTACCCTTCCCGAAGGCCTTCATGGCACCCTGATCTGGAACGGTTACAGCTATCCCCTGGTTCCCGGCGAACAGGAGATAAAACAATAA
- a CDS encoding reverse transcriptase domain-containing protein, translating into MTTVELQITERARKFKGEALNSLYPYIDAQLLQESYERLNRRSAAGIDGKRWEEYGKEFPQRREDLLEEFKSGRYKAPAVRRVYIPKDKDGRRPIGISTIEDKVLQESVRKVLEPVYEEEFKPFSYGFRRGHSPHEAQRFVCRTQYQVAGTLLLLWYHFQQQKSVRLLSDSETEVVQMAESQRWESET; encoded by the coding sequence ATGACAACGGTAGAATTGCAGATAACCGAAAGAGCCAGGAAGTTCAAAGGAGAGGCGCTAAATAGCCTGTATCCTTATATAGATGCACAGCTGCTACAGGAGAGCTATGAGAGGCTCAACCGGCGTAGTGCAGCGGGAATCGACGGGAAGAGGTGGGAGGAGTACGGGAAGGAATTTCCACAAAGGAGAGAGGATCTTCTGGAGGAATTTAAATCCGGACGTTACAAGGCCCCGGCCGTACGGCGGGTATATATACCCAAAGACAAGGACGGTCGTCGCCCGATAGGAATCTCGACTATAGAGGACAAGGTACTTCAGGAGAGTGTTCGCAAAGTACTGGAACCGGTATATGAGGAAGAGTTTAAGCCTTTCTCCTATGGGTTCCGTCGGGGACATTCGCCACATGAAGCTCAGCGATTTGTTTGCCGCACTCAATATCAAGTTGCAGGGACACTACTACTATTATGGTATCACTTTCAACAACAGAAGTCTGTACGGCTTCTTTCAGATAGTGAGACAGAGGTTGTTCAAATGGCTGAATCGCAGAGGTGGGAAAGTGAAACTTAA